From Toxorhynchites rutilus septentrionalis strain SRP chromosome 2, ASM2978413v1, whole genome shotgun sequence, a single genomic window includes:
- the LOC129769811 gene encoding monocarboxylate transporter 12-B produces the protein MTKVPPDGGFGWLVVAGCAVTNIFNQSLISVFGLMFGDYLSALGENAFGAALVMNMCNISLNFSGLITGPIIKKFGARKAAILGSLLTGGAMTTCSRATQMWQILLSYSMAFGFGLGLIQSSTFVAINSYFRFNKGKAVGFALAGTGIGQILMPLLVQYLLDLYDFRGTTLIIGGLAFNGVVGSLLLQPVEWHMVHNKDEESANETKPLLNGSSNSPKKSNNGWSKLAALMDVAILKKASFLNLIIGLGLAYTASTSFSLFFPYFLQRTANLDMLQAANCMSILSTTDLLTRVTVPAFVDKMNFSHRNTFLLAGLCLVIARAIMAEMRSIVALMITSAFYGIFRSITIVNQNLTIAEYCSERSLEAMLPNALGFNMITKGILVLSLGQVLGWFVDYSGSYSMNLHAQNLLLVSTCVLWLCEMYFKGGS, from the exons ATGACTAAAGTTCCTCCTGATGGCGGATTTGGATGGCTAGTGGTTGCAGGCTGCGCAGTTACTAAC ATTTTCAACCAATCGTTGATCTCCGTGTTCGGATTGATGTTCGGCGACTATTTGAGTGCTTTGGGGGAAAATGCCTTCGGTGCCGCGCTGGTGATGAACATGtgcaacatttcattgaatttCTCCG GACTCATAACGGGGCCAATAATCAAAAAGTTCGGTGCGCGGAAGGCAGCTATTCTGGGAAGTCTGCTGACCGGAGGAGCCATGACAACGTGCTCTCGTGCCACCCAAATGTGGCAGATTTTGCTTTCATACAGCATGGCGTTTGGTTTTGGACTGGGTCTGATTCAGTCATCAACTTTCGTTGCCATCAACTCCTATTTTAGATTCAATAAAGGCAAGGCGGTTGGTTTTGCTTTGGCTGGTACAGGAATTGGCCAAATACTGATGCCGTTGCTTGTGCaatatttgcttgatttgtatGACTTTCGTGGTACCACACTTATTATCGGAGGCTTAGCGTTCAACGGA GTTGTCGGTTCCTTGCTTCTGCAACCAGTGGAATGGCACATGGTACACAACAAAGATGAGGAATCTGCCAACGAAACTAAACCACTTCTTAATGGTTCTAGTAATTCACCAAAAAAATCCAACAATGGTTGGTCAAAACTGGCTGCTCTCATGGATGTAGCAATTTTGAAGAAAGCCTCGTTTCTAAACTTGATCATTGGCCTAGGCTTAGCCTACACGGCGTCCACAAGCTTCTCTCTTTTCTTCCCATACTTTCTACAG AGAACAGCAAACCTCGACATGCTCCAAGCAGCCAACTGCATGTCGATTCTCTCAACCACAGACCTTCTCACACGGGTCACAGTTCCAGCGTTTGTGGATAAGATGAACTTCTCGCATAGAAACACCTTCCTCTTGGCGGGACTCTGTCTGGTTATCGCACGAGCAATAATGGCCGAAATGCGGAGCATTGTAGCACTGATGATCACTTCAGCATTCTATGGAATCTTCCGATCGATTACGATTGTCAATCAGAACCTCACAATAGCGGAATACTGCAGTGAACGGTCCTTGGAGGCGATGCTCCCGAACGCCCTGGGATTCAACATGATCACGAaaggcatcttggttttgagtTTGGGACAAGTGCTCGGGTGGTTCGTAGATTACAGTGGAAGCTACTCTATGAACCTTCATGCACAGAATTTGCTCCTGGTATCGACCTGTGTGTTATGGCTTTGTGAGATGTATTTTAAAGGTGGAAGCTGA